In one window of Geotrypetes seraphini chromosome 3, aGeoSer1.1, whole genome shotgun sequence DNA:
- the FBXO5 gene encoding F-box only protein 5, with translation MKSHFECKQASSSLSMSKHELAKMQLKDHCTPKYEDELCKGCLKGQQIPSPHSNLQITNIGNVHCKTEDGSTHNKENDNMSPRLTAWDREVQNLQDSELQEDSGYFSPMLNRQSVYESEQHGDLIICESPIGFSLESQDLLQIEKKSLQPVLCFEEVVCSTLKKSAKRNSKVCRNIVDTVKKTFPLHNLIGRRMGLDRLDILGELFQRSFRHLLAKILRHFGDKDLINVARVSKTWKKIIEKDRWAFQMYSTALRSDLEARPSCVAMREHVLRRKNLASIQKAASPVPGSSKKATKAPNHLKEEIAPRSRHAEFTEARLALMCWFTTYVSTCSN, from the exons ATGAAGTCTCACTTTGAATGTAAACAGGCCAGTTCCAGTTTATCGATGTCAAAACATGAATTAGCAAAAATGCAATTGAAAGACCACTGTACCCCAAAGTATGAGGATGAGTTGTGCAAAGGCTGCTTGAAAGGACAGCAGATACCATCCCCACACAGTAATTTGCAAATTACAAACATAGGAAATGTGCACTGTAAAACTGAAGATGGATCCACACATAATAAGGAAAATGACAATATGTCGCCAAGACTTACTGCCTGGGACCGTGAGGTACAGAACTTGCAAGACAGTGAACTCCAGGAAGACAGTGGATACTTCTCTCCCATGCTAAACCGACAATCTGTCTATGAATCTGAACAGCATGGTGACCTAATAATTTGTGAATCACCAATAGGGTTTTCATTAGAAAGCCAAGATCTATTGCAAATAGAAAAAAAGTCTCTACAACCTGTTCTCTGTTTTGAAGAAGTTGTTTGTTCTACTTTGAAGAAGAGTGCCAAGAGAAATTCAAAAGTGTGTCGAAATATAGTAGACACAGTAAAAAAAACCTTTCCACTTCACAATCTAATTGGCAGACGAATGGGTCTGGACAGACTAGATATTCTAGGTGAACTTTTCCAAAGATCGTTCAGACACCTCTTGGCaaaaattttaagacattttgGTGACAAAGACTTGATCAA TGTCGCAAGAGTAAGCAAAACATGGAAGAAGATCATAGAAAAAGACAGATGGGCTTTCcagatgtacagcactgcattgAGATCT GACCTGGAAGCAAGACCATCCTGTGTTGCCATGAGAGAACATGTGCTCCGCCGAAAAAACTTGGCTTCCATTCAGAAAGCAGCCAGTCCAGTTCCAGGCTCATCCAAAAAGGCAACCAAGGCACCTAACCATCTAAAGGAAGAAATTGCACCTCGCAGTCGCCATGCGGAATTTACAGAGGCAAGGCTTGCTTTAATGTGTTGGTTCACAACTTATGTCAGCACATGCAGTAACTAG